One Pantoea eucalypti genomic region harbors:
- a CDS encoding FGGY family carbohydrate kinase — protein MVGPLILAIDEGTTNAKAIAVDRDGRVVARGSQSLTLQHPQPGLAEQDPVAIWQAVKQAIAHCLASCAGAPVAAVAISNQRESVMIWQRRDGQPLTPLVSWQDRRSESFCRDLRQAGKAPRITGLTGLAVDPMFPAAKLTGMLATIPEGAARAAAGELCIGTVDSWLTWQLSAGEVFITDHANASRTQLYSLHLNDWDDELLTLFQLPRAALPRITSSASEQGVVAVNDIPGLAAGTPILARIGDSHAALQAQRRGESEVVKATYGTGSSLMMSMATPLLTENGLSTTVAWHDGTLRYAFEGNITHTGSGAAWLGKLLGVQDPRELTAMAQRCDDNQGIYFVPALSGLGAPWWDLQARGMVCGLTDAATPDVLARVALESIVWQIADVFFAMEQASGQQLPALCVDGSATENSWLMQLQADVLQRPLQRVPTAEVSALGAALLAGKVLGWWQQGSDMQALQGGSVILPREENAQRMQENYKGWIDAVARCRYQPH, from the coding sequence ATGGTGGGACCTCTGATTCTGGCGATTGACGAAGGCACCACCAATGCCAAGGCGATTGCGGTGGATCGCGACGGCCGTGTGGTGGCACGCGGTAGCCAGAGTTTAACCCTGCAACACCCGCAGCCCGGTCTGGCTGAGCAGGATCCTGTGGCAATCTGGCAGGCGGTAAAACAGGCCATCGCCCATTGTCTGGCGTCGTGTGCAGGTGCGCCTGTCGCGGCGGTGGCGATCAGTAATCAGCGTGAGTCGGTGATGATCTGGCAGCGGCGTGATGGTCAGCCGCTGACACCGCTGGTGAGCTGGCAGGATCGACGCTCCGAGTCATTCTGTCGCGACCTTCGTCAGGCGGGTAAAGCGCCTCGCATCACCGGCCTGACCGGGCTGGCTGTTGATCCGATGTTTCCGGCCGCCAAGCTGACCGGGATGCTGGCCACCATTCCCGAGGGCGCGGCGCGGGCGGCTGCCGGCGAGCTTTGCATCGGCACGGTCGACAGCTGGCTCACCTGGCAGCTCAGCGCGGGCGAAGTCTTTATCACCGATCACGCCAACGCCTCCCGCACGCAGCTCTACAGTCTGCACCTCAACGACTGGGACGACGAGCTGCTGACGCTGTTTCAGTTGCCGCGCGCCGCACTGCCGCGCATCACCTCTTCAGCCAGTGAACAGGGCGTGGTGGCGGTAAATGACATTCCCGGTCTGGCGGCAGGCACGCCGATTCTGGCGCGTATTGGTGATTCCCATGCCGCGCTGCAGGCGCAACGCCGCGGCGAGTCTGAAGTGGTGAAAGCCACATACGGCACCGGCTCTTCATTGATGATGTCCATGGCAACGCCGCTGCTGACGGAAAATGGCCTCAGCACCACGGTGGCCTGGCATGACGGCACGCTGCGTTATGCGTTTGAAGGCAACATCACGCACACCGGTTCCGGTGCCGCCTGGCTGGGTAAACTGCTCGGCGTACAGGATCCACGTGAGCTGACCGCGATGGCGCAACGCTGCGACGACAATCAGGGCATCTATTTTGTCCCTGCGCTCTCGGGTCTGGGCGCGCCCTGGTGGGATCTTCAGGCACGCGGCATGGTGTGCGGACTGACGGATGCCGCGACACCTGACGTGCTGGCGCGGGTGGCACTCGAGTCGATCGTCTGGCAAATCGCCGATGTCTTTTTCGCGATGGAGCAGGCCAGCGGACAGCAGCTTCCGGCGCTCTGTGTCGATGGCAGCGCCACTGAAAATAGCTGGCTGATGCAGTTACAGGCCGATGTGTTGCAGCGGCCGCTGCAGCGGGTCCCGACTGCTGAGGTCTCCGCGCTGGGCGCGGCACTGCTGGCAGGCAAAGTGCTGGGGTGGTGGCAGCAGGGCAGTGATATGCAGGCTTTACAGGGCGGCAGCGTCATCCTGCCGCGTGAAGAGAACGCGCAGCGTATGCAGGAAAATTATAAAGGCTGGATCGATGCCGTTGCACGCTGTCGTTATCAGCCACATTAA
- a CDS encoding L-fucose/L-arabinose isomerase family protein, whose protein sequence is MSTLPQQLTFGVIIGNRGFFPSYLVGEARQQAVALFEKMKINTVMLDETQTNLGGVETRQEAKICAALFREHREKIHGIVVLLPNFGDEKAIAEALRLAGLNVPVLVQAEEDNLDKMGLATRRDSFCGKISLCNNLRQYGIPFTLTRQHVCALSGEVFRQDLQRFSQLCRVVNAMRRVRVGAIGARPAGFNTVRYSEKLLEKMGIAVETLDLSEIFTRTNRLRDDDIRVAEKREILEANADARGIPGDKLVTMAKLFVVISEWISDNDIDTTAIQCWTSLQENLGINVCSIMSVMSGQLMPSACEVDVMGALSMYALASCSLSPASLADWNNNFGDERDKCVLFHCGNFASASLESPTMGTADIIGTTVGKENTCGAVHGRMKQGDLTYFRLSTDDFSGEIKAYVGEGMSVTDPLDTVGCRAVIQVPQLETLLAWICRNGFEHHVAMNHSATADVLQEAFSEYLGVSCYRHE, encoded by the coding sequence ATGTCAACACTTCCTCAGCAGTTAACCTTCGGTGTCATTATTGGCAACCGGGGTTTTTTTCCCAGCTATCTGGTGGGCGAGGCGCGCCAGCAGGCGGTCGCGCTGTTTGAAAAAATGAAAATCAATACGGTCATGCTGGATGAAACCCAGACCAACCTGGGCGGCGTAGAGACGCGGCAGGAGGCAAAAATCTGCGCTGCACTGTTTCGCGAGCACCGCGAAAAAATTCACGGCATTGTGGTGCTGCTGCCTAACTTTGGTGATGAAAAAGCGATTGCAGAAGCGCTGCGTCTGGCTGGCCTGAATGTGCCAGTGCTGGTGCAGGCGGAAGAGGATAATCTCGATAAAATGGGGCTGGCGACCCGTCGCGACAGCTTCTGCGGCAAAATTTCGCTCTGCAATAACCTGCGGCAATATGGTATTCCGTTTACCCTGACCCGCCAGCACGTCTGCGCCCTGAGCGGTGAGGTCTTCAGGCAGGATCTGCAGCGGTTTAGCCAGCTCTGTCGTGTCGTGAATGCCATGCGTCGGGTGCGCGTCGGGGCGATTGGTGCGCGGCCCGCCGGATTTAACACCGTGCGTTATAGCGAAAAGCTGCTGGAGAAGATGGGCATCGCGGTGGAAACCCTGGATTTATCGGAGATTTTTACGCGTACCAACCGGCTGCGCGATGATGATATCCGCGTAGCAGAGAAGCGTGAAATCCTGGAGGCTAACGCTGATGCGCGCGGCATTCCGGGTGACAAACTGGTGACCATGGCCAAACTGTTTGTGGTGATCAGCGAATGGATCAGTGACAACGATATTGATACCACCGCTATTCAGTGCTGGACCTCACTGCAGGAGAATCTGGGGATTAACGTCTGCTCAATCATGAGCGTGATGTCGGGCCAGCTGATGCCCAGCGCCTGCGAAGTGGATGTGATGGGCGCGCTGTCGATGTACGCGCTCGCCAGCTGTTCGCTGAGTCCTGCCTCACTGGCGGACTGGAACAACAACTTTGGCGATGAACGGGACAAATGCGTGCTGTTTCACTGTGGTAACTTCGCCAGTGCCAGCCTGGAGTCACCGACGATGGGCACGGCCGATATCATCGGCACCACGGTGGGCAAAGAGAACACCTGCGGTGCAGTGCATGGCCGGATGAAGCAGGGTGATCTGACCTACTTCCGTCTTTCAACCGACGATTTTAGCGGCGAAATCAAAGCCTATGTCGGTGAGGGAATGTCGGTCACCGATCCGCTGGACACGGTGGGCTGTCGTGCGGTGATTCAGGTGCCGCAGCTGGAAACATTGCTGGCGTGGATCTGCCGTAATGGCTTTGAGCATCACGTGGCGATGAATCACTCAGCGACGGCAGATGTGCTGCAGGAAGCGTTTAGTGAGTATCTCGGTGTAAGTTGTTACCGGCATGAGTAA